TATCAAACATAGTAATTAAAATACCAAGAATATTTAATTGAGGATTAACACTTTTTTTAACGAGTCTTACTGTTTGAATTAGTTGACTCAGTCCTTCTAAAGCAAAAAATTCACTTTGCAGGGGAATAAGAACAGAATCAGCGGCGGCCATAGCGTTTAATGTTAAAAGACTTAGAGATGGTGGACAATCTATTATGATATAGTCATAGGGTTCTTCAACAGTCGAAAGAAATTTTTTTAACATTTTTTCTCGTTCTGGCTCATTCATAAGCTCTACTTCAAATCCTACAAGTTCGACTTTTGAAGGTATTACATTTAGTAATTCAATGTCGCTTTTTATAATTATATCCTGAGCACGAGAAGCCCCGATTAATCCGTGATAAAGATTTTTAGTAATAATATCTTTTTTTATCCCAATACCTGACGTGGCGTTTGCTTGGGGATCGCAGTCCACAAGCAATGTTTTTTTTGATAAAATAGCAAGGGCTGCTGATAAATTAATTGCGGTAGTCGTTTTTCCAACTCCGCCTTTCTGATTTGCAATACATATAGTTTTTGGCATAATAATAGCTCTCTTAACACAAAAATTGATGTTTGAAAAGATTATAGGAATATGTCATAACTTATCTAAATATACAATCTATAATTTTTTTTGAGGTTTTATGAAAAAAACGTTTTTTTTAATAGTATTTGTAATTTTAATTATCAATATTTTTTTTACAAGATTAGCGTTATCTTTAACTATTGCTGAAGAAGAGGAATTAGGTAAAGAATTTATAGTTCTTGTAAACAAATATTTTGATATTGTAAAAGATCCCTTTATTGTAAACTATATTAACACAACAGGAAATAAAATAGTTTCAGCTTTTCCACCCCAGCCTTTTATTTTTAAATTTTATGTTATAAAAGAACCTTCATACAATGCATTTGCTGGCCCTGCTGCCCATGTTTTCATAAATAGCGGTCTTTTTGAATCAATGGATAATGAAGATGAACTTGCAGGAATATTATCCCATGAAATAGCCCATGTTGTGTGCCGCCATATATCTCAAAAAATAAGCCAGTCAAATAAAATTCAGATTGGAACCATTGCAGCAGTTGTAGCAAGTATTTTTTTAGGTGCTGGCGGGGCTGGAACAGCTGCACAAGCATTATCCATTGGTTCTATTGCTACTGGACAATCAATTGCCCTTGCCTATAGCCGTGAAGATGAGACACAAGCAGATCAAATAGGCTGTAAATATTTATTAAAAGCTGGTTATAGCGGAAAAGGTTTAGTTTCAATATTAAAAAAAATTAAAAATCAAGAATGGTTCGGCCCTGATCAAATTCCTACTTATCTTACAACACACCCTGGACTATCTGAGCGTTTAACTTATATTAGCTCCTGGGTTGATATTAATGATGTAAAAGATACACAGTCATCTCCAAAGGTGAATTCCTATGATTTTGATTTAACCCATACAAAAATTTCTGCTCTTTATAATGATGAAAATATAGCTTTGAAAAAATTTGAAAAAGCAGTGGCTCAAAAACCAGATGATGCTATGACTAATTATGGATATGGCTTAGTATTAAGCAGATTTGGAGAAAGAAAGGAGGCAGCTAACAGAATAAAAAAAGCCCTTGGAAAAAATGCCTTTGATAAATGTATACTAAAAGATTTAGGCAAAGTATATTATCTTGATGGCAAATATAAAGAAGCTCTCTCAATTCTTGAAGTAAGTGTAAGTCCTGATGATTATGACGGTCTTTTTGTAATTGCAAGAATAAATATGGAATTAGGTAACTATGCAGAAGCAATACCTATATTTGAAAGAATTATTGCCCATGAAAAAGATTACCATCAAGCTATTTATTATCTTGGTGAATCGTATGGAAAAATTAATAATTTTGAAGATGCTCATTTTTATTTAGGTAAATATTACACAGAAATTAATAATATACCAAATGCTCTTTTTCATTTAGAAAAATCTTTAAAGCTTACATCTGATCCAGAAAAAAAAGAAAAAATAAAAGAGCTTATTAAACAAAACAAAAAGAAAATAAAGCCACAAATCGATAATAGATAAATAAAATAATTAGAAATTATGACGTATAATTCAGTCCATTAAGGCTAAACTTAAAGGCTA
This genomic window from Desulfobacterales bacterium contains:
- a CDS encoding M48 family metalloprotease; this translates as MKKTFFLIVFVILIINIFFTRLALSLTIAEEEELGKEFIVLVNKYFDIVKDPFIVNYINTTGNKIVSAFPPQPFIFKFYVIKEPSYNAFAGPAAHVFINSGLFESMDNEDELAGILSHEIAHVVCRHISQKISQSNKIQIGTIAAVVASIFLGAGGAGTAAQALSIGSIATGQSIALAYSREDETQADQIGCKYLLKAGYSGKGLVSILKKIKNQEWFGPDQIPTYLTTHPGLSERLTYISSWVDINDVKDTQSSPKVNSYDFDLTHTKISALYNDENIALKKFEKAVAQKPDDAMTNYGYGLVLSRFGERKEAANRIKKALGKNAFDKCILKDLGKVYYLDGKYKEALSILEVSVSPDDYDGLFVIARINMELGNYAEAIPIFERIIAHEKDYHQAIYYLGESYGKINNFEDAHFYLGKYYTEINNIPNALFHLEKSLKLTSDPEKKEKIKELIKQNKKKIKPQIDNR
- a CDS encoding ParA family protein, which codes for MPKTICIANQKGGVGKTTTAINLSAALAILSKKTLLVDCDPQANATSGIGIKKDIITKNLYHGLIGASRAQDIIIKSDIELLNVIPSKVELVGFEVELMNEPEREKMLKKFLSTVEEPYDYIIIDCPPSLSLLTLNAMAAADSVLIPLQSEFFALEGLSQLIQTVRLVKKSVNPQLNILGILITMFDKRTNLAAQVVEDAEKYFKDMIFKTKIPRNVKLGEAPSFGKPIFVYDANSVGGKSYMDFAKELLNLNR